The Proteiniborus sp. DW1 genome segment TTATTTCGTATCTGAATTCAAGTCTAACACCTTTTAAGGAAGTGAGTCTGGTTTGAATAATTAGCTCATCATCATATTTTGCTGATTGCATGTATTTACAACCAACATCTATTACTGGAAGTAAAATATTCTCTGCTTCCAAATCTTTATAGTCCATATTAAGCTGCCTGAAAAATTCTGTTCTTCCAATTTCAAACCAAGTAAAATAATTTGCGTGATATATGACTCCCATTTGGTCAGTCTCTGCGTATCTTGTTCGAATAATTGTTTTACCAATCATATTATTTTTCCTCCAAAGTTTGATTCAATTCCTTAGAATATTATATCAATTCAACCCAAAAAATAAAAGTCAGGCGTCCTTGAACGCCCTTAAAATACTTGCTTTATACTATAATACTGTTGTTTCTCCTCTATATACTAATCCTCTTATACTATCTACTGTAATAACTTCCCCATCCTTTAATATTTTTGTTGCATCAGTTGCTCCTACAATTACTGGCTTCCCAATATTTAACCCTACTATTGCAGCATGTGAAGTAAGTCCTCCATGCTCTGTAATAATAGCACTAGCTCTCTCCATATAGGAAACCATGTCTCTATCTGTGCCAATTGATACAATTATATTGCCATCGACAAATTTATTTTCTAAATCCTTTAAATTATTTGCTATACATACCTGACCTGTTGCTGAACTGTTTCCTATTCCTGTTCCCTTCACTAGAATCTCCCCTACTATATGAACTTTTATTAAGTTAGTACTACCAGCTACTCCAACTGGTATTCCAGCAGTGATTACTATTAAATCTCCTTGTTTTATATAGCCTTTTTTTATAGCACTTTTTACTGAAGAATCAATCAATTCATCTGTTGAATCTACTCCCTTAGCATATATTGCATATACTCCCCATACAAGCATAAGCTTCCTCATAACATCTTTTCTTGGAGTCACAGCTACAATAGGTGAACAAGGTCTAAACTTAGAGACTGCCCTGGCAGTATATCCTGATGAAGTAGCTGTTACAATTGCTGCTGCGCCTAAATCTTCAGCAGTAGCACAAGTAGCATGACTAATTGCATTAGTAACTGTTATATTCTTTCCTATTGACTTATTACGTAGCAATTCATTATAATCTAGAGAATGCTCTGTTCTAAGTGCTATATTAGCCATGGTCTTCACAGCTTCAACAGGATATTTTCCTGCTGCTGTTTCTCCTGAAAGCATAATAGCATCTGTACCATCAAAAATTGCATTTGCAACATCAGTGACCTCAGCCCTTGTAGGTCTTGGATTTCTCATCATAGAATCAAGCATCTGGGTAGCTGTTATAACTGGTTTTCCTGCTTCATTACATTTATTAATTATGCTTTTCTGAACAAGGGGTATATCTTCAGTAGGAATCTCAACTCCAAGGTCCCCTCTTGCAACCATAATCCCATCTGAAACCTGAATGATTTCTTCAATATTATCTACGCCTTCTTGGTTCTCTATTTTTGATATTATTTGGATATCATTAGCTCTATGTTCCTCAAGAATTTTTCTTATTTCTATAACATCTGATGCTTTTCTAATAAAAGATGCAGCAATAAAATCTATGTCATTTTCTATACCAAATAAAATATCTTCTATATCTTTCTGTGTTATTGCTGGTAGATTTATTTTAATTCCTGGTACGTTCACACCTTTGTGATTCTTCACTGGTCCTGGATTGATTACTGTACATTTTATATCAGTTTCATTAGTTATTTCTAATACCTTAAGTTCAATAAGTCCATCATCTATTAATATACTATCTCCAACATTAACATCCTTAGGTAAACCCCTATATGTAACACTACAAATACTACTATTTCCCAAAATATCTCTAGTAGTAATAATAAATTCTTGACCTTCAACAAGCTCAGCTATACCATTTTCAAAGTTTCCTGTTCTAATTTCAGGTCCTTTAGTGTCTAGCATAATGGCTACTGGTACATCTAACCTTTCTCTAACTGCCTTAATAGTATCAATTCGTTTTTTGTGCTCCTCATGTGTACCGTGAGAAAAATTCAATCTAGCTACATTTAGACCATTTAGAACTAATTTTTCAAATACTTGTTCGTTCTCAGAAGCGGGTCCTATTGTACATACAATTTTTGTTTTTTTCATGTAATCTTCACCCCTATATGGATAGAATTTTTGTCAAATTATAAGTCTCTGAATCAAAATCTCTTTTTACTGAAAGAGCATCATCTATATCCATATCAAATATTTGATTGCCCTTAATTCCTAGAACTCTTGAAGTCTTACCCTCTATAAGAAGCTGAACTGCCCTTGCTCCCATTTTACTTGCAATTATTCTGTCAAATGCTGTAGGACTTCCTCCTCTTTGTAGATGTCCTAGTATAGTAACCCTAGTATCTATGCCAGTGTATTTCTGAATTTCATCTCCTAATTCATATGCATTACCTACACCCTCTGCAAGTAAAATTATGCTATGTAATTTTCCTCTGTTTTTTCCTTGTATAAGTCTTTTACAAACATCCTCTATATCAAATCCTTCCTCAGGGACTATTATACTCTCAGCGCCTCCTGCTAATCCTGCATTTAATGCTATATTTCCAGAATGTCTACCCATTACTTCGATAATATTTGCCCTACCATGAGAAGTAGATGTGTCTCTAATTTTACTTATAGCATCTATTACAGTATTTATGGCAGTATCAAAACCTATAGTAAAATCTGTATATCCTAAGTCATTATCAATAGTTCCTGGTATGCCTATAGTGGGAAATCCTAGTTTATTAAGCTCTCTAGCTCCTTTTATTGAACCATCGCCGCCTATGACTATTAATCCATCTATTTTAAATACCTTCAAAACAGTCATAGCCTTCTCTCTTCCTGCCTCAGTAGTAAACTCTTCGCTTCTTGCAGTTCTAAGCATAGTTCCACCTCTATGGATAATATCTGCTACTGAAGAAAGATTCATTTCATATATATCTCCATTTATTAGTCCATTATACCCTTGTTTGACTCCCATAATCTTTATATTATTGTAAATACCTGCTCTAACAACTGCCCTAATAGCAGCATTCATACCAGGTGCATCTCCTCCGCTTGTTAGTACACCAATAGTTTTCATAAAAATCCTCCTTTAAGCCACTATGGTCATTAAATGTCCCAGGCTATTTAAAAATTTATTGTTTTTAATTAAATACGAGTTTTAAAATTGCCTTAGTATCCTAAACCTAAATCTATTAGAACAGTCTGAGCATCGTCTGCCTCAAACTCTGGGACTAGGATTTTGTAAACTATATTGTCTCCCTCTTTCGCAAATGGCTTTACCTTAACTAGAAACCCTTCAGCTTTAAGTTTCTCTCCTAATTCTTTAGCTGCTTCAGCACCTTCTACCATGTATATTGCTGTCCACATATTTGACCTCCAAAGCTTCTATTTCTATAGTTATTTGATGAATATTATTATAAATGGATACTATAAGCATATTATACCATAAATTAATAATTTTCCACTATAGTTTATAATTTTATAGATTAGCAAACTTTTACACAATCTTTCCCTAGCAAGCTTTCAAGTTTATTTAAAAGTTCACTATTTTCAACATCTACCCATAAATCTCTATCTGCCATAAAAGTACTTTTATTCTTTTCAATATATACATAAACAGGCACTGCTCCATTATACTGAGATAATACCATTTTTATATCCTCAAGAAAATTAATAGGTTTTGAACTAGGTATTTTTATATACATCTTTTCTTTTTTAGTCTTAACAAGAGGTTTAATAGTTTCAACTATTATCTTAGGGTCCTCTTCCTCATTAATGCTTAACCTTCCGTCTACTATTACAATACTGTCTTCATATATAAACTTATTGTATTTTTCAAAAGTTGCAGGGAATATAATAAGCTCTACTGTACCATATAAATCTTCTAAGGTTGCAAATGCCATCATATTATTATTTTTAGTAATTTTATTCTGTTTTTTTACTATTATTCCTCCTATGATAACTTTGTTTCCGTCACCTACTGAGCCTGTACTTAAACCTATATTATCTACTGCTTCACTTATATCAAAGGTTGTCACATTTGAAATTCTTTTTAGTTCTTCTGTGAAGGATGAAAGGGGATGTCCGCTAATGTATACTCCTATCATTTCCTTTTCCATTGATAATAAAGTCCTTTCAGGAAATTCTTTAATATTTGGCAATATATCTAGACTTATATCTGGATTATCTTCAGGGCTTATAACTTCAAATAATGAAAACTGCCCCTCCACATTTCTTTTCCTGTCTTGATTCATGCCTTCTAATATTCTTTCATATATGGCTAAAAGCTGTGCTCTATTAGCTCCTAGAGAATCAAAGGTTCCGCATTTAATCATGCTCTCAATCATTCTTTTATTTATTACATTTAAATCCACTCTCTGGCAAAAGTCTACAAAGCTAAGAAACTTCCCGCCTCTTTTTCTTGTTTTTACTATGGAATCGATTGCAGAAGCACCTACATTTTTAATAGCTGCTAAGCCAAATCTAATAGCTCCATCTTTTACTGTGAATTTTGAATAGCTCTCATTAATATCAGGAGGAAGTATTTTTATACCAAGTCTTTTACACTCTTGGATGTAGAGTGAAACTTGGTTTGTATTTCCCATAATACTTGTGATTAACGCAGCCATAAATTCAACAGGATAATAATACTTCAGCCAAGCTGTTTCATATGCTACCACTGCATATGCAGCAGAGTGAGATTTGTTAAATGCATAGTTTGCAAAATCTATCATCAAGTCATATATTTTATTAGCAGTCTCTTCATCTACTCCATTTCTTATGGCTCCAGGTATCTCTATTTCCCCTTTATCATTGACTTTACCATAAATAAAGTGTTTCCTCTCTTGTTCCATTACATCCATCTTTTTCTTTCCCATTGCTCTTCGTACTAAGTCTGAGCGTCCCATAGAAAAGCCGCCTATATCTCTTACTATTTGCATTACCTGTTCCTGATATACCATACAACCGTAAGTGACATTAAGGATAGGTTCTAGCTTAGGATGTAAATATTCAATAGACTCAGGATTGTTTTTATTTTCTATATATCTAGGTATCTGATTCATAGGCCCAGGTCTATATAATGAGTTTGCAGCTACTATATTCTCAAAGCCAGTTGGCTTAAGTTCTTTTAAAAATTGTCTCATTCCTGAGCTTTCAAATTGGAATATACCTAGAGTTTCTCCCTTAGCAAACATATTATAAATATTTGGGTCATTATAGTTAGAATTTGAGAAATCTACTTTTACCCCGTGATTTTCCTCTATAAGTCTTACTGCATCTCTTATAACAGTAAGTGTTCTAAGACCTAAGAAATCCATTTTTAGTAGACCTAGTTCTTCAAGCTCAGTCATTGTAAATTGTGTAATTATACTGTCATTATTTCTTGCCAGTGGAACATACTCTGTAATAGGAAGCTTGGAGATAACTACTCCCGCAGCATGGGTGGAAGTATGTCTAGGTAAGCCTTCAACAGCCTTTGCTAGGTCTATAAGTTCTTTTACAGAGTCATTATCTTCATATAATTCATACAACTTTTTATTTATTTCTAATGCTTTATCTATCGTCATCCCAATTGCCATTGGTATTTGCTTGGCTATAAAATCCACTTCGCCGTAAGGCATATTAATTGCTCTACCTACGTCTCTTATGGCACCTCTTGCAGCCATAGTACCAAAGGTTGCAATTTGCGCCACCTTATCAGCCCCATATTTAGATATTACATAATCTATTACTTCTTCTCTTCTTTCATAGCAAAAATCAATATCTATATCTGGCATAGATATTCTTTCTGGATTTAAAAATCTTTCAAATATTAAACCGTGCTTTATTGGGTCAATGTCTATAATTCCTAATGTATAGGAGACTAGGCTTCCTGCTGCAGAACCACGACCTGGCCCTACCATAATTCCATTATCCTTTGCATATTTTATGAAATCCCAGACAATAAGGAAATAGTCCACATAGCCCATATTTTCAATAGTCTCTATTTCATACTCAAGTCTGTCTATTAACTCTTGAGTTATATTCTTATATCTCATCTTTAAGCCATCATAGCAAAGTTTTCTTAGATACTCTTGATTTGTTAACCCTTCAGGTGCACTAAAGCCTGGTAAATGTAGGGTATCAAAGTCTAACTTCACATTGCATCTTTCTGCTATCTTTACTGTATTTGATATAGCATCATCAAAGCTGCCAAACAATGCATACATTTCTTCATATGATTTTAAATAGAATTCAGAAGAAGGAAACTTCATTCTATCTTCATCGTCTAATGTCTTTCCAGTTTGTATGCATAGAAGTACATCATGAAATTTTGAATCTTCCTTATTTATATAGTGGACATCATTTGTAGCTACTAGTGGAATATTTTCTTCTCTACTAAGTCTTAATAGCTGTTGATTAATTAACTTTTGCTCCCTTATGCCATGGTCCTGAAGCTCTAGAAAAAAATTGTTTTGCCCAAAAATATCATTATATATTAAGGCAGTTTGCTTTGCTTTATCATAATTTCCATCGTTAATATATTGCTGTACTTCTCCTGCTAAACATGAACTTAACGCAATTATTCCCTTGCTATATTTTCTAAGTACTCCATAATCTACTCTTGGTTTATAGTAAAATCCATTAACAAAACCTTCTGATACTATTTTAATTAAGTTAGAATATCCCTCCATATCTTCAGCAAGAAGAACAAGGTGATACTGACTTTTATCCCTATTAGGATCCTTTTCAGTATATTTCCCCTTTGATATGTATACCTCACAGCCTAATATAGGCTTGATCCCTTTCTTAACAGCAGTTTTATAAAAGTCTACTATTCCGTACATTACCCCATGGTCTGTTATGGCTATGCTATCCATTCCTAATTCTTTGACTCTATCTATGAGCTTATTTGTCCTAGAAGCACCATCTAAAAGACTATATTGGGTATGGACATGAAGATGTACAAATTTGCTTTTTAGATTATTACTCATATTCTCACTTCCTTTGGAAATAAAGCTTTTGACATAAGTAGTGAAGCATTCATAAAATCGGGTTAGGTCATTTTCCTCAGTCTCGCTACACAAATTTATTTGTTCGCTGATGCTCACATAAATTTGGTGCTCATTGCGTTTGACCTACCATCGATTTTCTGAAAAAGACATTCAGAAAATCGGGTTAGGTCATAAAAAAAGATAGTGTATTCCACTACCTTCATTATATCAAAACACATATTTAGTTACAATTTTGTATATTTAAAATAATTCAATATCATCTACAACTCCAGCTACTTTAATAGAATCTTCTGACTCAAATAAATCTATTAAGTATAGAGCCTTTAACTTCTCTCCTATATTATTATATAGCATTCTCACTGTAGGTCTTGATATATAGTTCTTTTTATTGGAAGCTACATATCCTTTAAAGCCCCTATTCAGTATCATACCCAATCTACTGGATGTCTGACAATATTGCTTATGAAATTCTCAACAATTTTATCATCAAACTGACTTCCTGATACAGAAGCAATGTAATCTAAAGCTTCATCCGCACTTATTTTATTTCTATATACTCTGTTGCTAGTTAAAGCATCATACACATCAGCAATTGAAACTATTCTAGCAAATTCATGAATATCATCACCTTTTATGTTGTGAGGATATCCATTACCATCATATCTTTCATGATGAGACAATGCAATTATTTTCGAATCAAAGCTTAAATTCTTAACACTATCTAGAATCTCATATCCAAGTATAGTATGTTTTTTTATATGTTCAAATTCACTTTTAGTAAGACTAGAAGGCTTGTTTAGTATATCTAAACAAAGCTTAGTTTTCCCTATATCATGAAGCAATGCTCCTATACCTAAGTCTATCAGTTTTTCCTTATCATATCCTAAATTTAAAGCTGTTATCATAGATAATATAGACACATTTACACTATGTCCATATGTATAGTTATCTATTGCCCTTATTTCGCAAAGATTTACTAAAACATCTTCTATTTCTAGTAAAATATCGACTATGCCAGTAATGATACCTCTTATCCTCTCTACTTCACTTTCGTCAAAGCAGCAAATATTATTCATTATTCTATTTATGACCGAGTAAGAGTCCATCCTTAGCTCTTTTCTAACAGTATCATGAATTATCTCTTTATCACCTAAATCGTCCCTTACGTATATGCAATTTATTCCTAACTCTAAAAGCTTATCCAAATAGTTTTTTTTGATTACAACACCTTCATCAAGTAATATAAAATCTCTACTCGTATATATAGGCCGAGCATTTATCATTCCTTCTTTAATCATGTTTAATGGCAAAAATATCATAGTTTAGTGTCTCCCCTTAAAAATTAGATCTCTTAATTTAACATTATACATGATTATATACAATAAATCGACTTTTTCACGTCAATTCCTGCCAAATTAGGAATATTAGCCTATAAATTGTTACTTTTCTGTCAAATATTAAGGAATTCTCCTGTTATTGTTGATCTAATCTGTTTTCAATTAAGTCCATTATATCTTTTATAGCTGCCTCTTCGTCAACTCCATCTACTATTATCTTTATCTCTTCATTAGGGTATACACCTAACGCCATTATGCCCATAATACTCTTTGCATTAACCTTTTTCCCGTCTTTTTC includes the following:
- a CDS encoding HD-GYP domain-containing protein, which encodes MIFLPLNMIKEGMINARPIYTSRDFILLDEGVVIKKNYLDKLLELGINCIYVRDDLGDKEIIHDTVRKELRMDSYSVINRIMNNICCFDESEVERIRGIITGIVDILLEIEDVLVNLCEIRAIDNYTYGHSVNVSILSMITALNLGYDKEKLIDLGIGALLHDIGKTKLCLDILNKPSSLTKSEFEHIKKHTILGYEILDSVKNLSFDSKIIALSHHERYDGNGYPHNIKGDDIHEFARIVSIADVYDALTSNRVYRNKISADEALDYIASVSGSQFDDKIVENFISNIVRHPVDWV
- a CDS encoding thioesterase family protein; the encoded protein is MIGKTIIRTRYAETDQMGVIYHANYFTWFEIGRTEFFRQLNMDYKDLEAENILLPVIDVGCKYMQSAKYDDELIIQTRLTSLKGVRLEFRYEIIRKSDNVLLAEGYTKHAFVNKELKPVNFKKKMPQVWNLLNQSIE
- a CDS encoding DNA polymerase III subunit alpha, which translates into the protein MSNNLKSKFVHLHVHTQYSLLDGASRTNKLIDRVKELGMDSIAITDHGVMYGIVDFYKTAVKKGIKPILGCEVYISKGKYTEKDPNRDKSQYHLVLLAEDMEGYSNLIKIVSEGFVNGFYYKPRVDYGVLRKYSKGIIALSSCLAGEVQQYINDGNYDKAKQTALIYNDIFGQNNFFLELQDHGIREQKLINQQLLRLSREENIPLVATNDVHYINKEDSKFHDVLLCIQTGKTLDDEDRMKFPSSEFYLKSYEEMYALFGSFDDAISNTVKIAERCNVKLDFDTLHLPGFSAPEGLTNQEYLRKLCYDGLKMRYKNITQELIDRLEYEIETIENMGYVDYFLIVWDFIKYAKDNGIMVGPGRGSAAGSLVSYTLGIIDIDPIKHGLIFERFLNPERISMPDIDIDFCYERREEVIDYVISKYGADKVAQIATFGTMAARGAIRDVGRAINMPYGEVDFIAKQIPMAIGMTIDKALEINKKLYELYEDNDSVKELIDLAKAVEGLPRHTSTHAAGVVISKLPITEYVPLARNNDSIITQFTMTELEELGLLKMDFLGLRTLTVIRDAVRLIEENHGVKVDFSNSNYNDPNIYNMFAKGETLGIFQFESSGMRQFLKELKPTGFENIVAANSLYRPGPMNQIPRYIENKNNPESIEYLHPKLEPILNVTYGCMVYQEQVMQIVRDIGGFSMGRSDLVRRAMGKKKMDVMEQERKHFIYGKVNDKGEIEIPGAIRNGVDEETANKIYDLMIDFANYAFNKSHSAAYAVVAYETAWLKYYYPVEFMAALITSIMGNTNQVSLYIQECKRLGIKILPPDINESYSKFTVKDGAIRFGLAAIKNVGASAIDSIVKTRKRGGKFLSFVDFCQRVDLNVINKRMIESMIKCGTFDSLGANRAQLLAIYERILEGMNQDRKRNVEGQFSLFEVISPEDNPDISLDILPNIKEFPERTLLSMEKEMIGVYISGHPLSSFTEELKRISNVTTFDISEAVDNIGLSTGSVGDGNKVIIGGIIVKKQNKITKNNNMMAFATLEDLYGTVELIIFPATFEKYNKFIYEDSIVIVDGRLSINEEEDPKIIVETIKPLVKTKKEKMYIKIPSSKPINFLEDIKMVLSQYNGAVPVYVYIEKNKSTFMADRDLWVDVENSELLNKLESLLGKDCVKVC
- the pfkA gene encoding 6-phosphofructokinase, whose product is MKTIGVLTSGGDAPGMNAAIRAVVRAGIYNNIKIMGVKQGYNGLINGDIYEMNLSSVADIIHRGGTMLRTARSEEFTTEAGREKAMTVLKVFKIDGLIVIGGDGSIKGARELNKLGFPTIGIPGTIDNDLGYTDFTIGFDTAINTVIDAISKIRDTSTSHGRANIIEVMGRHSGNIALNAGLAGGAESIIVPEEGFDIEDVCKRLIQGKNRGKLHSIILLAEGVGNAYELGDEIQKYTGIDTRVTILGHLQRGGSPTAFDRIIASKMGARAVQLLIEGKTSRVLGIKGNQIFDMDIDDALSVKRDFDSETYNLTKILSI
- a CDS encoding HPr family phosphocarrier protein, whose amino-acid sequence is MITKIAKIKNSVGLHARPAALFVRTCTKYRSDIFVEKDGKKVNAKSIMGIMALGVYPNEEIKIIVDGVDEEAAIKDIMDLIENRLDQQ
- the pyk gene encoding pyruvate kinase; this encodes MKKTKIVCTIGPASENEQVFEKLVLNGLNVARLNFSHGTHEEHKKRIDTIKAVRERLDVPVAIMLDTKGPEIRTGNFENGIAELVEGQEFIITTRDILGNSSICSVTYRGLPKDVNVGDSILIDDGLIELKVLEITNETDIKCTVINPGPVKNHKGVNVPGIKINLPAITQKDIEDILFGIENDIDFIAASFIRKASDVIEIRKILEEHRANDIQIISKIENQEGVDNIEEIIQVSDGIMVARGDLGVEIPTEDIPLVQKSIINKCNEAGKPVITATQMLDSMMRNPRPTRAEVTDVANAIFDGTDAIMLSGETAAGKYPVEAVKTMANIALRTEHSLDYNELLRNKSIGKNITVTNAISHATCATAEDLGAAAIVTATSSGYTARAVSKFRPCSPIVAVTPRKDVMRKLMLVWGVYAIYAKGVDSTDELIDSSVKSAIKKGYIKQGDLIVITAGIPVGVAGSTNLIKVHIVGEILVKGTGIGNSSATGQVCIANNLKDLENKFVDGNIIVSIGTDRDMVSYMERASAIITEHGGLTSHAAIVGLNIGKPVIVGATDATKILKDGEVITVDSIRGLVYRGETTVL